A part of Thermus sp. LT1-2-5 genomic DNA contains:
- a CDS encoding YpdA family putative bacillithiol disulfide reductase: protein MVDVLVVGAGPVGLACAIEAKRWGLSHMVLERGTVAETIYRFPRNMVFFSEGKNIEIGGHPLVAHGPKPTRREALLYYQRVAEREALNVLTYTEVLRLEGQEGAFRVRAKDRHGERTFLARYVVLATGYYGNPNRLGVPGEDLPHVLHRYEEGEAFFGRRVAVVGGSNSAVEAALELYRAGAKVSLVHRGKWVRPSVKYWLLPDFENRVKEGRIQALMEAWVEAITPEGLWLRRPEGRGFLEADFVLVLIGYRAEDRLLREAGVVYEGEKPRLSPEFETSLPGLFAVGSCAFGPDTRSVFIENGREHAKQALSAIARRLGPLTPCEGAGYP, encoded by the coding sequence ATGGTGGACGTGTTGGTGGTGGGAGCGGGGCCCGTGGGGCTTGCCTGCGCCATCGAAGCCAAGCGCTGGGGCCTTTCCCACATGGTTTTGGAAAGGGGCACGGTGGCGGAGACCATCTACCGCTTTCCCCGGAACATGGTCTTTTTCTCCGAGGGCAAGAACATCGAGATCGGAGGGCACCCCTTAGTAGCCCACGGCCCCAAGCCCACCCGTAGGGAAGCCCTCCTCTACTACCAGCGGGTGGCGGAACGGGAAGCCTTAAACGTCCTCACCTACACCGAGGTGTTGCGCCTCGAGGGCCAAGAAGGGGCGTTTCGGGTGCGGGCCAAAGACCGGCATGGGGAACGGACCTTCCTCGCCCGGTACGTGGTCCTGGCCACGGGCTACTACGGGAACCCTAACCGCCTAGGGGTGCCTGGCGAGGATCTACCCCATGTCCTCCACCGCTACGAGGAAGGGGAAGCCTTCTTTGGCCGCCGGGTGGCGGTGGTGGGGGGGAGCAACTCCGCGGTGGAGGCGGCCTTGGAGCTTTATCGGGCCGGGGCCAAGGTGAGCTTGGTCCACCGGGGAAAGTGGGTGCGCCCTAGCGTCAAGTACTGGCTTCTCCCCGATTTTGAAAACCGGGTGAAGGAGGGGAGGATTCAGGCCCTCATGGAGGCCTGGGTGGAGGCCATCACCCCTGAGGGGCTTTGGCTTAGGCGCCCGGAGGGGCGGGGGTTTTTGGAGGCGGACTTTGTGCTGGTCCTCATCGGGTACCGGGCCGAGGACCGCCTCCTGCGGGAGGCCGGGGTGGTCTACGAGGGGGAAAAGCCCCGCCTGAGCCCGGAGTTCGAAACGTCCCTCCCCGGCCTGTTCGCCGTGGGCTCCTGCGCCTTTGGCCCCGATACCCGCTCGGTTTTCATAGAAAACGGCCGCGAGCACGCCAAACAGGCCCTTTCCGCCATCGCTAGGCGGCTTGGCCCCTTGACACCCTGCGAGGGGGCGGGCTATCCTTAG
- the ilvB gene encoding biosynthetic-type acetolactate synthase large subunit → MKGAEALLRALEQEGVEVIFGHPGGAIMPTYDALYDSKIRHILVRHEQGGVHAATAYARASGRVGVVMATSGPGALNLVTGLADALMDSTPVVAITGNVPRALIGTDAFQEADVTGVTMPITKHNYLVQDVNEIPRVVKEAFHIAATGRPGPVLIDIPKDVQLADFTGDFDGALDLPGYKPTTKGHPKQIERALDALEKAEKPILMVGGGAQHAHAELLAFAERTGLPVITTLMGLGAFPGNHPLWLGMPGMHGTVAANRAIHHADVILAIGLRFDDRVTGKVSRFAPHAHTIIHVDIDPAEIGKVVRTHIPIVGDARLVLKEMLKGAKPLRLAGWWRELEEWRTRYPLRWKPRSHLQSQEVIRAFYEATGGNAIVTTGVGQHQMFAAQFFPVTRPRSFITSGGLGTMGVGLPFAIGAKIARPEELVIDFDGDGSFQMTLQELATVVKYKLDVKVVILNNGYLGMVRQWQDLFHAKRYSEVYLADSNPDFARLAEAYGIKGVRVERKEDLRKGVEAVLNADGPVVAEFKVYHEEGVFPMIPAGGAAEDMILDHPEEREREEVEA, encoded by the coding sequence ATGAAGGGAGCCGAGGCACTTTTAAGGGCGCTGGAACAGGAAGGGGTGGAGGTGATTTTCGGGCACCCAGGTGGGGCCATCATGCCCACGTATGATGCGCTTTACGACAGCAAAATCCGCCACATCCTGGTGCGGCATGAGCAGGGAGGGGTGCACGCCGCCACGGCCTACGCTCGGGCCTCGGGCCGGGTGGGGGTGGTGATGGCCACCTCGGGCCCTGGGGCGCTCAACTTGGTCACGGGCTTGGCGGATGCCCTCATGGACTCCACCCCGGTGGTGGCCATCACCGGGAATGTCCCCCGGGCCCTCATCGGCACGGACGCTTTCCAGGAGGCGGACGTCACCGGGGTCACCATGCCCATCACCAAGCACAACTACCTGGTCCAGGACGTGAACGAGATCCCCCGGGTGGTGAAGGAGGCCTTCCACATCGCCGCCACGGGGCGCCCGGGGCCGGTGCTCATCGACATCCCCAAGGACGTGCAGCTGGCGGACTTCACGGGGGATTTTGACGGGGCGCTGGACCTTCCCGGCTACAAGCCCACCACCAAGGGCCACCCCAAGCAGATCGAAAGGGCCTTGGACGCCTTGGAAAAGGCGGAAAAACCCATCCTCATGGTGGGAGGCGGGGCCCAGCACGCCCACGCCGAGCTCCTGGCCTTTGCCGAGCGGACGGGCCTTCCCGTGATCACCACCCTCATGGGCCTCGGGGCCTTCCCCGGCAACCACCCCCTGTGGCTCGGGATGCCGGGAATGCACGGCACCGTGGCGGCCAACCGGGCCATCCATCACGCCGACGTGATCCTGGCCATCGGCCTCCGCTTCGACGACCGGGTCACGGGCAAGGTTTCCCGCTTCGCCCCCCATGCCCACACCATCATCCACGTGGACATCGACCCGGCGGAGATCGGCAAGGTGGTGCGCACCCACATCCCCATCGTGGGGGATGCCCGGCTGGTGCTGAAGGAGATGCTCAAAGGGGCCAAGCCCCTGAGGCTGGCGGGCTGGTGGCGGGAGCTGGAGGAGTGGCGCACCCGCTACCCCTTGCGCTGGAAACCCAGGTCCCACCTGCAAAGCCAAGAGGTGATCCGGGCCTTTTACGAGGCCACCGGGGGGAACGCCATCGTCACCACGGGGGTGGGGCAACACCAGATGTTCGCCGCCCAGTTCTTCCCCGTGACGAGGCCCCGGAGCTTTATCACCTCTGGGGGCCTTGGCACCATGGGGGTGGGGCTTCCCTTCGCCATTGGGGCCAAGATCGCCCGCCCCGAGGAGCTGGTGATCGACTTTGACGGGGACGGCTCCTTCCAGATGACCCTGCAGGAGCTGGCCACCGTGGTGAAGTATAAGCTGGACGTGAAGGTGGTGATCCTGAACAACGGCTATCTGGGGATGGTGCGCCAGTGGCAGGACCTCTTCCACGCCAAGCGCTACTCCGAGGTCTACCTGGCGGATTCCAACCCCGACTTCGCCCGCCTGGCGGAGGCGTACGGCATCAAGGGCGTCAGGGTGGAGCGCAAGGAAGACCTGAGGAAGGGCGTGGAGGCGGTGCTCAACGCCGATGGCCCCGTGGTGGCGGAGTTCAAGGTCTACCACGAGGAGGGGGTTTTCCCCATGATCCCCGCCGGCGGCGCGGCGGAGGACATGATCCTTGACCATCCCGAGGAAAGGGAGCGGGAGGAGGTGGAGGCGTGA
- the ilvN gene encoding acetolactate synthase small subunit: MRHVISVLVQDHPRVLNRITSLFARRGFNLESLAVGTTHVPGLSRISLVVSGDDHTLEQVEKQLNRLIEVLKVTDHSEPHVERELCLVKVHVAGVEERLAVKDIQEAFRARVVDVAQRSLILELTGDSKKVDSFIEALRPYGILEVMRTGAVAMSRGERTLKVREKREAV; the protein is encoded by the coding sequence GTGAGGCACGTCATCTCGGTCCTGGTGCAGGACCACCCCCGGGTTTTGAACCGGATCACGAGCCTTTTCGCCCGCAGGGGCTTCAACCTGGAGAGCCTGGCGGTGGGGACCACCCACGTGCCCGGGCTTTCCCGGATCAGCCTGGTGGTTTCCGGGGACGACCACACCCTGGAACAGGTGGAAAAGCAGCTCAACCGACTGATCGAGGTGCTCAAGGTCACCGACCACTCTGAGCCCCACGTGGAGCGGGAGCTTTGTTTGGTCAAGGTCCACGTGGCCGGGGTGGAGGAGCGCTTGGCGGTGAAGGACATCCAGGAGGCCTTCCGGGCCCGGGTGGTGGACGTGGCCCAAAGGAGCCTCATCCTGGAGCTCACCGGCGACTCCAAGAAGGTGGATTCCTTCATTGAGGCCCTGAGGCCTTACGGGATCCTCGAGGTCATGCGCACCGGGGCCGTGGCCATGAGCCGGGGCGAGAGGACCCTTAAGGTCAGGGAAAAACGGGAGGCGGTATGA
- the ilvC gene encoding ketol-acid reductoisomerase, translating to MKIYYEHDADLGFILGKKVAVLGFGSQGHAHALNLKDSGVDVRVGLRPGSKSFAKAEAAGLRVLPVAEAVREADVVMVLLPDEAQGRVYREEVEPNLKEGAALAFAHGFNIHFGQIKPRRDLDVWMVAPKGPGHLVRSEYQRGSGVPALVAVHQDASGSAFPTALAYAKALGAARAGVIATTFKDETETDLFGEQAVLCGGLTRLIQAGFETLVEAGYPPEMAYFETVHEVKLIVDLIYEAGFAGMRYSISNTAEYGDYTRGEVAVPVEETKRRMREILRQIQSGEFAREWMLENQVGQPVLEANRKRWKGHPIEEVGSRLRAMMPFLRARVLEEVG from the coding sequence ATGAAGATTTATTACGAGCACGATGCGGACTTGGGCTTCATCTTGGGCAAGAAGGTGGCGGTTTTGGGCTTTGGCTCCCAAGGGCACGCCCACGCCCTAAACCTGAAGGACTCGGGGGTGGACGTGCGGGTAGGCCTCAGGCCCGGCTCCAAGAGCTTCGCCAAGGCGGAGGCGGCGGGGCTTCGGGTGCTTCCCGTGGCGGAGGCGGTGCGGGAGGCGGACGTGGTCATGGTCCTCCTGCCGGACGAGGCCCAGGGGCGGGTCTACCGGGAGGAGGTGGAGCCCAACCTTAAGGAAGGGGCGGCCTTGGCCTTCGCCCACGGCTTCAACATCCACTTCGGTCAGATCAAGCCGAGGCGCGACCTGGACGTATGGATGGTGGCCCCCAAGGGGCCTGGGCACCTGGTGCGGAGCGAGTACCAAAGGGGCAGTGGGGTGCCCGCCTTGGTGGCGGTGCACCAGGACGCCTCCGGCTCCGCCTTCCCCACCGCCCTGGCCTACGCCAAGGCCCTCGGGGCGGCCCGGGCGGGGGTGATCGCCACCACCTTCAAGGACGAGACGGAAACCGACCTCTTTGGGGAGCAGGCGGTGCTCTGTGGGGGGCTTACCCGGCTCATCCAGGCGGGGTTTGAAACCCTGGTGGAGGCGGGCTACCCTCCGGAGATGGCCTACTTCGAAACGGTGCACGAGGTGAAGCTCATCGTGGACCTCATCTACGAGGCGGGCTTCGCCGGGATGCGCTACTCCATCTCCAACACCGCCGAATACGGGGACTACACCCGGGGCGAGGTGGCGGTGCCGGTGGAGGAAACCAAAAGGCGCATGCGGGAAATCTTGCGCCAGATCCAGTCTGGGGAGTTCGCCCGGGAGTGGATGCTGGAAAACCAGGTGGGCCAGCCCGTCTTGGAGGCGAACCGCAAGCGCTGGAAGGGCCACCCCATTGAGGAGGTGGGCTCGAGGCTTAGGGCCATGATGCCCTTCCTGCGGGCCCGGGTATTGGAGGAAGTCGGGTAG
- a CDS encoding 2-isopropylmalate synthase has protein sequence MERHIRIFDTTLRDGEQSPGVALSLDQKLEIAHALARLNVDIIEAGFPVSGPLEFEAVRRIATEVRGPVIAALARTHTLDIDQAAKALEKAEKPRIHVFTSASKIHLEYMLKKTEEEVLEMADQMVRYARRYVDDVEFSAQDVMRADWDFVKRLYEVAIEAGATTINIPDTTGYGTPGEYGALIRRIRDEVVRGRDVVISTHTHDDLGLATANALAGIENGAGQVECTINGIGERAGNTSLEEVVMALYVRRDWYRAYTQINTREIYRVSRLVERYTGMPVPPNKAIVGDNAFAHESGIHQDGVLKHRATYEIMDAELIGRRPAVIVLGKHSGRAAFKKALEDLGYKDLSEEDLRKLFARFKEIAEKKGPLSAEELQALVESEREPASHFFTLEHVQFFSGSGLLPTATVKVKTPDGERVATHTGDGPVDAVYKALEEAIGLRPELELYRVEAITGSTEALGQVTVRLRLGELQAVGVGVSPDIIEASALAFLDAAGKLASGRATRHPPSIADVQRGV, from the coding sequence ATGGAACGGCACATCCGAATCTTTGACACCACGCTTAGGGACGGCGAGCAAAGCCCAGGGGTGGCGCTTTCCCTGGACCAAAAACTGGAAATCGCCCATGCCTTGGCCCGGCTCAACGTGGACATCATTGAGGCGGGCTTCCCCGTATCCGGGCCTTTGGAGTTTGAGGCGGTGCGGCGCATCGCCACGGAGGTAAGGGGTCCCGTCATCGCCGCCTTGGCCCGCACCCATACCCTGGACATCGACCAGGCGGCCAAGGCCCTGGAGAAGGCGGAAAAGCCCAGGATCCACGTCTTCACCTCCGCCTCCAAGATCCACCTGGAGTACATGCTGAAGAAGACGGAGGAGGAGGTCTTGGAGATGGCGGACCAGATGGTCCGCTACGCCCGCCGCTACGTGGACGACGTGGAGTTTTCCGCCCAGGACGTGATGCGGGCGGACTGGGACTTCGTGAAGCGGCTCTACGAGGTGGCCATAGAGGCGGGGGCCACCACCATCAACATCCCCGATACCACGGGCTACGGCACCCCCGGGGAGTACGGGGCCCTCATCCGCCGCATCCGCGACGAGGTGGTGCGGGGGCGGGACGTGGTCATCTCCACCCACACCCACGACGACCTGGGCCTAGCCACCGCCAACGCCTTGGCGGGGATCGAGAACGGGGCAGGGCAGGTGGAGTGCACCATCAACGGCATCGGGGAGCGGGCGGGGAACACCTCCTTGGAGGAGGTGGTCATGGCCCTTTACGTGCGCCGGGACTGGTACAGGGCCTACACCCAGATCAACACCCGGGAGATCTACCGGGTAAGCCGCTTGGTGGAGCGCTACACCGGGATGCCCGTTCCCCCCAACAAGGCCATCGTGGGGGACAACGCCTTTGCCCACGAGTCCGGCATCCACCAGGACGGCGTCTTAAAGCACCGGGCCACCTACGAGATCATGGACGCCGAGCTCATCGGCAGGCGGCCTGCGGTGATCGTTCTCGGCAAGCACTCGGGCCGGGCGGCCTTTAAGAAGGCCCTCGAGGACCTGGGCTACAAGGACCTCTCCGAGGAGGACCTGAGGAAGCTCTTCGCCCGCTTCAAGGAGATCGCCGAGAAAAAGGGCCCCCTTTCCGCCGAGGAGCTCCAGGCCCTGGTGGAAAGCGAGCGCGAGCCCGCCTCCCACTTCTTCACCCTGGAGCACGTGCAGTTCTTTTCCGGCTCGGGCCTTCTGCCCACGGCCACGGTGAAGGTGAAGACCCCGGATGGGGAACGGGTGGCCACCCACACGGGGGACGGGCCGGTGGATGCGGTGTACAAGGCCTTGGAGGAGGCCATCGGCCTTAGGCCGGAGCTGGAGCTTTACCGGGTGGAGGCCATCACGGGAAGCACGGAGGCCTTGGGCCAGGTGACGGTGCGGCTGAGGCTTGGGGAGCTCCAGGCGGTGGGGGTGGGGGTATCCCCGGACATCATTGAGGCCAGCGCCCTGGCCTTCCTGGACGCTGCCGGGAAGCTGGCCTCGGGCCGGGCCACCCGGCACCCTCCCTCCATCGCTGATGTACAACGTGGGGTTTAG
- the cimA gene encoding citramalate synthase — protein MVEILDTTLRDGTQGEGVSFSVDDKVAIARRLAAFGIHVIEGGWPGSNPKDAEFFARMKGVDLGAARLAAFGATRKKGLAPEEDPSLLALLEAETPVVVLFGKSWTLHVLEALETSLEENLRMIRDTVAFFAGKGRRVIYDAEHFFDGYKEDPAYALATLEAAREGGADTLVLCDTNGGSLPEEVYALTKTVVERFPGVRVGIHPHNDADLAVANALAAVRAGATHVQGTLNGYGERCGNLNLTSFLPTLVFKYKIPALPPERLRELKELSHFVDERANLTPNRRAPYVGEAAFAHKAGVHVSAVLKNPRTYEHLPPEWVGNARRFLVSDVSGRSNLLAKLQELGVDLSKEEAKRLLDEVKALEYEGYAFEGAEASFYLLAHRLKGGALPFGVEGFSVFVHGAGLDTAWAEATVRVRVGDSLQHTAAESPFGPVSALDRAFRKAVLQFYPELADVELTDYKVRILSGQEAGTNSGVRVMIEMKRGEERFATVGASENILEASLKALTDGYAYALLFPVRVPTPKEA, from the coding sequence ATGGTGGAGATCCTAGACACCACCCTTCGGGACGGCACCCAAGGGGAAGGGGTAAGCTTCTCCGTGGACGACAAGGTGGCCATCGCCCGGCGCCTGGCCGCCTTCGGCATCCACGTGATCGAAGGGGGCTGGCCTGGCTCCAACCCCAAAGATGCCGAGTTCTTCGCCCGCATGAAGGGGGTGGACCTGGGGGCGGCGCGGCTTGCCGCCTTCGGGGCCACCCGCAAAAAGGGGCTTGCCCCGGAGGAGGACCCTTCCCTTTTGGCCCTTCTGGAAGCGGAAACCCCGGTGGTGGTCCTCTTCGGCAAAAGCTGGACGTTGCACGTCCTGGAGGCCCTGGAAACCTCCTTGGAGGAAAACCTCCGCATGATCCGGGACACGGTGGCCTTCTTCGCAGGGAAGGGCAGGCGGGTCATCTACGATGCGGAGCACTTCTTTGACGGCTACAAGGAGGACCCCGCCTACGCCTTGGCCACCCTCGAGGCCGCCCGGGAAGGGGGGGCCGATACCCTGGTCCTGTGCGACACCAACGGGGGAAGCCTGCCCGAGGAGGTCTACGCCCTCACCAAGACCGTGGTGGAGCGCTTCCCCGGGGTGAGGGTGGGCATCCACCCCCACAACGACGCCGACCTCGCCGTGGCCAACGCCTTGGCGGCGGTGCGGGCCGGGGCCACCCACGTGCAGGGCACCCTCAACGGCTACGGGGAGCGGTGCGGCAACCTAAACCTCACGAGCTTCCTCCCCACCCTGGTCTTCAAGTACAAGATCCCTGCCCTTCCCCCGGAGAGGCTCCGGGAGCTCAAGGAGCTTTCCCACTTTGTGGACGAGCGGGCGAACCTCACCCCGAACCGCCGCGCCCCCTACGTGGGGGAGGCGGCCTTCGCCCACAAGGCGGGGGTGCACGTGTCCGCCGTCTTGAAAAACCCCCGTACCTACGAGCACCTCCCCCCGGAGTGGGTGGGGAACGCCCGCCGCTTCCTGGTTTCGGACGTTTCGGGCCGCTCCAACCTCCTGGCCAAGCTACAAGAACTTGGGGTGGACCTCTCCAAGGAGGAGGCCAAACGCCTTTTGGACGAGGTGAAGGCCCTGGAGTACGAGGGTTACGCCTTTGAGGGAGCGGAGGCGAGTTTCTACCTCCTGGCCCACCGCCTAAAGGGCGGGGCGCTTCCCTTTGGCGTGGAGGGGTTTAGCGTCTTCGTTCACGGGGCGGGCTTGGACACCGCCTGGGCCGAGGCCACGGTGCGGGTGCGGGTGGGGGATAGCCTCCAGCACACCGCCGCCGAAAGCCCCTTTGGTCCCGTTTCCGCCCTGGATAGGGCTTTCCGCAAGGCGGTGTTGCAGTTTTACCCGGAGCTCGCCGACGTGGAGCTCACGGATTACAAGGTGCGCATCCTCTCCGGGCAGGAGGCGGGCACCAACTCGGGGGTGAGGGTGATGATCGAGATGAAGCGGGGGGAGGAGCGCTTCGCCACGGTGGGGGCCAGCGAGAACATCCTCGAGGCCTCCCTCAAGGCCCTCACCGACGGCTACGCCTACGCCCTTCTCTTCCCCGTGCGGGTTCCTACGCCCAAGGAAGCCTGA
- a CDS encoding ABC-2 family transporter protein — translation MRKARALLGVYLAYMLEYRAELFLWALAGALPLILLGVWTEAARHGTFPLSPGEFARYFLMVFLVRQATVVWVVWEFERDVVEGRLSFRLLRPLDPFFDHLAAHVAERLARLPFVILLTLLFFLLFPEARFQPEPGPFLLGLLLTVLAFLLRYLMQYATALLTFWSERATAVEEVFFLLYLFLSGTIAPLEVFPEPLRALALLTPFPYLVYLPAALLAGQEVGLFPGLWVMLLWGGFFLLLWRLLWRLGLRHYSGHGA, via the coding sequence GTGAGGAAGGCCCGGGCCCTTCTTGGGGTCTACCTGGCCTACATGCTGGAGTACCGGGCGGAGCTCTTCCTTTGGGCCCTGGCGGGGGCGCTTCCCCTCATCCTCCTCGGGGTGTGGACCGAGGCGGCGCGGCACGGGACCTTTCCCTTGAGCCCTGGGGAGTTCGCCCGCTACTTCCTCATGGTCTTCCTGGTGCGCCAGGCCACGGTGGTCTGGGTGGTGTGGGAGTTCGAGCGGGACGTGGTGGAGGGAAGGCTCTCCTTCCGCCTCCTGAGGCCCCTGGACCCCTTCTTCGACCACCTGGCGGCCCACGTGGCGGAAAGGCTCGCCCGGCTCCCCTTCGTCATCCTCCTTACCCTCCTCTTCTTCCTCCTCTTCCCCGAGGCCCGCTTCCAACCCGAGCCCGGGCCCTTCCTCCTGGGCCTTCTCCTCACCGTCCTCGCCTTCTTGCTCCGCTACCTCATGCAATACGCCACCGCCCTCCTCACCTTCTGGAGCGAGCGGGCCACGGCGGTGGAGGAGGTCTTCTTCCTCCTTTACCTCTTTCTCTCCGGCACCATCGCCCCCCTGGAGGTCTTCCCCGAGCCCCTGCGGGCCCTCGCCCTCCTTACCCCCTTCCCCTACCTGGTCTACCTCCCCGCCGCCCTCCTGGCCGGGCAGGAGGTGGGCCTCTTCCCGGGCCTTTGGGTCATGCTCCTTTGGGGCGGGTTCTTCCTCCTCCTTTGGCGCCTCCTCTGGCGGCTTGGCCTCAGGCACTACTCCGGCCACGGGGCATAA
- a CDS encoding ATP-binding cassette domain-containing protein, producing MRLEAVVLAQDLTKHFRVALKEESLLGTLRHFLFRQYRRVQAVEGVSFAIQRGEVVGFLGPNGAGKTTTLKMLTGLLHPTRGKALVAGHVPWRREKAFLKKITLVMGNKQQLIWDLPAMDTFRLNAAIYEIPEGEFRRRVGELAEMLGLEGKLHQPVRKLSLGERMKAELLAALLHRPEVLFLDEPTLGLDVNAQVAVREFVRAYNARYGATILLTSHYMADIAALCERVLVIHQGKLLYDGALEGLLTRFAPYREVRLVLAKPLPKEALKAFGEVREAEGREARLLVPRDGLTERVALILKRLPVEDLEVKEPPLEEVIARVFQSPKEVEG from the coding sequence GTGCGCCTCGAGGCCGTGGTCCTGGCCCAAGACCTCACCAAGCACTTCCGCGTGGCCCTCAAGGAGGAAAGCCTCCTGGGTACCCTGCGCCACTTCCTCTTCCGGCAGTACCGCCGGGTGCAGGCGGTGGAGGGGGTGAGCTTCGCCATCCAGCGAGGGGAAGTGGTGGGCTTTTTGGGCCCCAACGGGGCGGGCAAGACCACCACCTTGAAGATGCTCACCGGGCTCCTCCACCCCACCCGGGGCAAGGCGCTGGTGGCGGGGCACGTGCCCTGGCGGCGGGAAAAGGCCTTCCTGAAGAAGATCACCCTGGTCATGGGCAACAAGCAACAGCTCATCTGGGACCTGCCCGCCATGGACACCTTCCGGCTCAACGCCGCCATCTACGAGATCCCCGAGGGGGAGTTCCGAAGGCGGGTGGGGGAGCTTGCGGAGATGCTGGGGCTAGAGGGCAAGCTCCACCAACCCGTGCGCAAGCTCTCCCTGGGGGAAAGGATGAAGGCGGAGCTCCTGGCCGCCCTCCTCCACCGCCCCGAGGTGCTCTTCCTGGACGAGCCCACCCTAGGCCTGGACGTGAACGCCCAGGTGGCGGTGCGGGAGTTCGTGCGGGCGTACAACGCCCGCTATGGGGCCACCATCCTCCTCACGAGCCACTACATGGCGGATATCGCCGCCTTGTGCGAAAGGGTCCTGGTCATCCACCAAGGGAAGCTCCTCTACGATGGGGCTTTAGAGGGCCTCTTGACCCGCTTCGCCCCTTACCGGGAGGTGCGGCTCGTCCTGGCCAAGCCCCTTCCCAAGGAGGCCCTAAAGGCCTTCGGGGAGGTGCGGGAAGCGGAGGGCCGGGAGGCTAGGCTCCTCGTCCCCCGGGATGGCCTCACGGAGCGGGTGGCCCTTATCCTGAAGAGGCTTCCCGTGGAGGACCTCGAGGTCAAGGAACCCCCCTTGGAAGAGGTCATCGCCCGGGTCTTCCAAAGCCCCAAGGAGGTGGAGGGGTGA
- a CDS encoding ABC-2 family transporter protein — translation MGFVRYLRVYLLFLRLSLAAEMEYRLNFLLGLFSSALTLLGALLGLFLLYQGGYRPGGWAWEEALLVLAAFTLLQGLGSTLLAPNLNKIVEHVQQGTLDFVLLKPLDPQFWLSLRVFSPWGLGDFLLGVGLLLYGGSRLGLGLGDYLLFAFYWLVGALILYSLWFLLATTSIWFVKIYNVTEVLRGLLEAGRFPASSYPALYRFFFTFVVPVAFLTTVPAEVALGRGEAPWVALGLALGLFLLARGFFGLALRGYTSASS, via the coding sequence ATGGGTTTCGTGCGCTACCTGCGGGTTTACCTCCTCTTCTTGCGCCTTTCCCTGGCGGCGGAGATGGAGTACCGCCTGAACTTCCTCCTGGGGCTTTTCTCCTCGGCCCTCACCCTGTTGGGGGCCCTGTTGGGCCTCTTCCTCCTGTACCAAGGGGGGTACCGGCCGGGGGGGTGGGCCTGGGAGGAGGCCCTTTTGGTCCTGGCCGCCTTCACCCTGCTCCAGGGCCTTGGGAGCACCCTCCTGGCCCCCAACCTCAACAAGATTGTGGAGCACGTGCAGCAGGGTACCTTGGACTTCGTCCTCCTGAAGCCCTTGGACCCCCAGTTTTGGCTTTCCCTCAGGGTTTTTTCCCCTTGGGGCCTCGGGGACTTCCTCCTGGGGGTGGGGCTTCTTCTCTATGGGGGAAGCCGGCTTGGCCTTGGGCTTGGGGACTACCTCCTTTTCGCCTTCTACTGGCTCGTGGGGGCGCTCATCCTCTATAGCCTCTGGTTTCTCCTCGCCACCACCAGCATCTGGTTCGTGAAGATCTACAACGTCACCGAGGTCCTGCGGGGGCTTCTGGAGGCGGGGCGCTTCCCCGCCTCCAGCTACCCGGCCCTTTACCGCTTCTTCTTCACCTTTGTGGTCCCCGTGGCCTTCCTCACCACGGTGCCAGCGGAGGTGGCCTTGGGGCGGGGGGAGGCGCCCTGGGTGGCCCTTGGGCTCGCCCTGGGTCTTTTCCTCCTGGCCCGGGGCTTTTTTGGGCTAGCCCTCCGGGGCTACACCTCGGCCAGCAGTTAA
- the plsY gene encoding glycerol-3-phosphate 1-O-acyltransferase PlsY, whose product MDWLWVLLLAYLFGSIPAGVLVARTYGVDIRKVGSGNIGATNVLRALGPGPALVVAFFDVFKGGIAVLLARWVGIEGPLLGGVALAAVLGHNYSVFLGFRGGKGVATSFGTLLFLDPVLALWTLPIGLSVMLLTRYVSAGSMTGGVAALVLSLALGRPLWEVGTVALMALLIFFTHRENLKRLQAGTERRLGERAEVGHA is encoded by the coding sequence ATGGACTGGCTTTGGGTCCTCCTGTTGGCCTACCTCTTCGGGTCCATCCCCGCCGGGGTCCTGGTGGCCCGCACCTACGGCGTGGACATCCGCAAGGTGGGTTCGGGGAACATCGGGGCCACCAACGTCCTCCGGGCCTTGGGGCCTGGCCCGGCTTTGGTGGTGGCCTTCTTTGACGTGTTTAAAGGCGGCATCGCCGTGCTTCTCGCCCGGTGGGTGGGGATAGAGGGTCCCTTGCTCGGGGGGGTGGCCTTGGCGGCCGTCTTGGGGCACAACTACTCGGTGTTTCTCGGCTTCCGGGGAGGGAAGGGGGTGGCCACCAGCTTCGGCACTTTGCTCTTCCTGGACCCCGTGCTGGCCCTTTGGACCCTCCCCATCGGCCTTTCCGTGATGCTCCTCACCCGCTATGTGTCGGCGGGGAGCATGACCGGGGGCGTGGCGGCCTTGGTGTTGTCCTTGGCCTTGGGCCGGCCCCTTTGGGAGGTGGGCACCGTGGCCCTCATGGCCCTCCTGATCTTCTTCACCCACCGGGAAAACCTAAAGCGCCTGCAGGCGGGCACGGAAAGGCGGCTGGGGGAGAGGGCGGAGGTGGGCCATGCTTGA